A window from Azoarcus sp. DD4 encodes these proteins:
- a CDS encoding helix-turn-helix transcriptional regulator, whose protein sequence is MSPVTPLPNTASAVADIAPRNRELGAFLRARRENLDPARIGLPRGGRRRTPGLRREEVAQLANVSASWYTWLEQGRPVNPSAQVLHAIAEALQCSETETRHLLSLAGVAQAPAKGRECTRLSAASQAILDRLEPFPAVIQSARFDILGFNAAYCRLIGIDLATIPEGDRNCIYLAFTRPAWRARLADWDTSMPHLVAAFRAAMADHLDDPAWNADLQRYLSVSAEFRATWQRYEVSNVENQLKRFRRADGSVVALQQMNWWSAPRNGERLLVYVPLAGAGADGLECPPAHAG, encoded by the coding sequence ATGAGCCCTGTAACGCCGCTGCCGAACACCGCGTCCGCCGTCGCGGACATCGCTCCGCGCAATCGCGAGCTGGGTGCCTTCCTGCGCGCCCGCCGCGAAAACCTGGACCCCGCCCGCATCGGCCTGCCACGTGGTGGCCGTCGCCGCACGCCCGGGCTGCGGCGGGAGGAGGTCGCGCAACTCGCCAACGTCAGCGCGTCCTGGTACACCTGGCTCGAGCAGGGCAGGCCGGTCAATCCCTCCGCCCAGGTGCTGCACGCCATCGCCGAGGCCCTGCAGTGCAGCGAGACGGAAACCCGCCACCTGCTGTCGCTCGCCGGGGTGGCCCAGGCGCCGGCCAAGGGCCGCGAGTGCACGCGGCTGTCCGCCGCCAGCCAGGCCATCCTCGACCGGCTGGAGCCGTTCCCGGCGGTGATCCAGAGCGCCCGCTTCGACATCCTCGGCTTCAATGCCGCTTACTGCCGGCTGATCGGGATCGATCTCGCCACCATTCCCGAAGGCGACCGCAACTGCATCTATCTCGCCTTCACCCGTCCCGCCTGGCGTGCGCGCCTCGCCGACTGGGACACGTCGATGCCGCATCTGGTCGCGGCCTTCCGCGCGGCCATGGCCGACCATCTGGACGATCCGGCCTGGAATGCGGATCTGCAGCGCTACCTGTCGGTTTCCGCGGAATTCCGCGCGACCTGGCAGCGTTACGAGGTCAGCAACGTGGAGAACCAGCTCAAGCGCTTTCGCCGCGCGGATGGCAGCGTCGTGGCGCTGCAGCAGATGAACTGGTGGTCGGCGCCGCGCAACGGCGAGCGGCTGCTGGTCTACGTGCCGCTGGCGGGCGCGGGCGCCGACGGGCTGGAGTGTCCGCCGGCGCACGCGGGCTGA
- a CDS encoding AzlD domain-containing protein, translating to MNGDVWLWLSFFLIGMTTIATRGSFILLGERARLPPAVQRVLRYAPAAALSGLVMPDILLDGGELSFFNPKVAAALVVVTVVLRWRNPWLPFICGMAVLLLLRRGLGG from the coding sequence ATGAACGGCGACGTGTGGCTGTGGCTCAGCTTCTTCCTGATCGGCATGACCACGATCGCGACCCGCGGCAGCTTCATCCTGCTCGGCGAGCGCGCCCGCCTGCCGCCGGCGGTGCAACGGGTGTTGCGCTATGCGCCGGCGGCGGCGTTGTCCGGGCTGGTGATGCCGGACATCCTGCTCGACGGCGGCGAGCTGTCTTTCTTCAATCCCAAGGTGGCGGCTGCACTGGTGGTAGTGACCGTGGTGTTGCGCTGGCGCAACCCCTGGCTGCCCTTCATCTGCGGCATGGCGGTGCTGCTGTTGTTGCGCCGCGGCCTGGGCGGGTAG
- the ruvB gene encoding Holliday junction branch migration DNA helicase RuvB codes for MIETDKLRAAAPERLISPQPADRQEDAVERALRPKRLAEYVGQAKIREQLEIFIHAARKRSEALDHVLLFGPPGLGKTTLAHIVAAEMGVNLRQTSGPVLERAGDLAALLTNLEPHDVLFIDEIHRLSPVVEEILYPALEDFQIDIMIGEGPAARSVKLDLPPFTLVGATTRAGMLTNPLRDRFGIVSRLEFYTPDELGFIVSRSARLLNVEIDDDGALEIARRARGTPRIANRLLRRVRDYAEVKAGGDITRTVADAALRMLDVDSLGLDLMDRKMLSAMLEKFGGGPVGLDNLAAAIGESTDTIEDVIEPYLIQQGYLQRTPRGRIATHSIWQHFGLAPPRPGGTDLFGQ; via the coding sequence ATGATCGAAACCGACAAACTCCGCGCCGCCGCGCCCGAACGCCTGATCTCGCCGCAACCCGCCGACCGCCAGGAAGACGCGGTCGAGCGCGCGCTGCGGCCCAAGCGCCTGGCCGAGTACGTCGGCCAGGCCAAGATCCGCGAGCAGCTGGAAATCTTCATCCACGCCGCCAGGAAGCGCAGCGAAGCGCTCGACCACGTGCTGCTGTTCGGCCCGCCCGGCCTGGGCAAGACCACGCTGGCGCACATCGTCGCCGCAGAAATGGGGGTAAACCTGCGCCAGACCTCCGGCCCGGTGCTGGAGCGCGCCGGCGACCTCGCCGCGCTGCTGACCAACCTCGAACCGCACGACGTCCTCTTCATCGACGAGATCCACCGCCTGTCGCCGGTGGTGGAGGAAATCCTCTACCCGGCGCTGGAAGACTTCCAGATCGACATCATGATCGGCGAAGGCCCGGCCGCGCGCTCGGTGAAGCTCGACCTGCCGCCCTTCACCCTGGTCGGCGCCACCACCCGTGCCGGCATGCTCACCAACCCGCTGCGCGACCGCTTCGGCATCGTGTCGCGGCTGGAGTTCTACACCCCGGACGAGCTCGGCTTCATCGTCAGCCGCTCGGCGCGCCTGCTCAATGTCGAGATCGACGACGACGGCGCGCTCGAGATCGCCCGTCGCGCCCGCGGCACACCGCGCATCGCCAACCGCCTGCTGCGCCGGGTGCGCGACTACGCCGAGGTCAAGGCTGGCGGCGACATCACCCGCACGGTGGCGGATGCCGCGCTGCGCATGCTGGACGTCGACAGCCTCGGCCTGGACCTGATGGACCGCAAGATGCTCTCGGCGATGCTGGAAAAATTCGGGGGCGGCCCGGTCGGGCTGGACAACCTCGCCGCCGCGATCGGCGAATCCACCGACACCATCGAGGACGTCATCGAGCCCTACCTCATCCAGCAGGGCTATCTGCAGCGTACCCCGCGCGGCCGCATCGCGACCCATTCGATCTGGCAGCACTTCGGGCTGGCGCCGCCGCGCCCGGGCGGCACCGACCTTTTCGGACAGTAA
- the ruvA gene encoding Holliday junction branch migration protein RuvA, translating to MIGRITGLLLEKNPPQILVDAHGVGYELEVPMSTFYGLPATGTQVSLHTHLAIREDGHFLYGFATDEERTAFRQLLKVSGIGARTALAVLSGLSVSDLAQAVALQEAGRLVKIPGIGKKTAERLLLELRDKLGKALPQIAGARLAAVTGGAPDAKSDILNALLALGYNEKEALGAMKGLAEDAGVSDGIRQALKLLSKA from the coding sequence ATGATCGGACGCATCACCGGCCTGCTGCTGGAAAAGAACCCGCCCCAGATCCTGGTCGACGCCCACGGCGTCGGCTACGAACTCGAAGTGCCGATGAGCACCTTCTACGGCCTGCCCGCCACAGGCACCCAGGTCAGCCTGCACACCCACCTCGCCATCCGCGAGGACGGCCACTTCCTCTACGGCTTCGCCACCGACGAGGAGCGCACCGCCTTCCGCCAGTTGCTCAAGGTCTCCGGCATCGGCGCACGCACCGCGCTGGCGGTGCTGTCCGGCCTGTCGGTGTCCGACCTCGCCCAGGCGGTGGCGCTGCAGGAGGCCGGCCGGCTGGTGAAGATCCCGGGCATCGGCAAGAAGACCGCCGAGCGCCTGCTGCTGGAACTGCGCGACAAGCTCGGCAAGGCGCTGCCGCAGATCGCCGGTGCGCGCCTGGCGGCCGTTACCGGCGGCGCGCCGGACGCGAAGAGTGACATCCTCAACGCGCTGCTCGCGCTCGGCTACAACGAGAAGGAAGCGCTCGGCGCGATGAAGGGGCTGGCCGAGGACGCCGGCGTATCCGACGGCATCCGCCAGGCCTTGAAGCTGCTGTCCAAGGCCTGA
- a CDS encoding DUF484 family protein, with translation MNAHDVARYLRDNPDFLAEHGELFTQLTVPHPQHGGQAISLAERQLHALRDKIRQLELKLAELIRFGEENDDISEKVHRLSVALLAAASYDAVRHALYSCLQEDFAVPHVALRLWDAAGARSEPEYAEVSEAARLYAAELRHPYCGAPGTIEIVGWFGEAAPHVRSVALMPLRRQGRAFGLLALGSEEGERFYPEMGTLYLGRIAELTAAALQGEPA, from the coding sequence ATGAATGCCCACGACGTTGCCCGTTATCTGCGCGACAATCCCGATTTTCTCGCCGAGCATGGCGAACTGTTCACCCAACTGACGGTGCCGCATCCGCAGCACGGCGGGCAGGCGATCTCGCTGGCCGAGCGCCAGCTGCACGCCTTGCGCGACAAGATCCGCCAGCTTGAACTGAAGCTCGCCGAACTGATCCGCTTCGGCGAGGAGAACGACGACATCAGCGAGAAGGTGCACCGGCTGTCGGTCGCGCTGCTGGCGGCCGCCAGTTACGACGCGGTGAGGCACGCGCTCTACAGCTGTCTGCAGGAGGATTTCGCCGTGCCGCACGTCGCGCTGCGGCTGTGGGATGCCGCCGGCGCGCGTAGCGAGCCGGAATACGCCGAGGTCAGTGAGGCGGCGCGGCTGTATGCCGCCGAGTTGCGTCATCCGTACTGTGGTGCGCCGGGCACTATCGAGATCGTCGGCTGGTTCGGCGAGGCCGCGCCGCACGTGCGCTCGGTGGCCCTGATGCCGCTGCGGCGCCAGGGCCGGGCCTTCGGCCTGCTTGCCCTCGGTAGCGAGGAAGGCGAGCGCTTCTACCCGGAAATGGGCACCCTGTACCTCGGCCGCATCGCCGAACTGACTGCGGCGGCGCTGCAGGGCGAGCCGGCTTGA
- a CDS encoding class I SAM-dependent rRNA methyltransferase → MARLYLHPGKERSLLRRHPWIFAGSVDRLEGRARPGDTVDVLAADGRMLGRAAWSPVSQIRARMWCFDGDTVIDHAFFKRRVAASVARRGSHPLLAGQDGVRLIHGESDGLPGVIADRYGEVVVVQLTSAGADKWREAIVAGLVQATGCVAVYERSDSDVRGLEGLEARTGCAHGELPAQLQIVEHGVRMEVDVVGGHKTGFYLDQRDNRKLTGMLAQGRRVLNCFCYTGGFSLQALAGGAESVLSIDSSGPALATAARNLALNPQLDAGRADWWEDDVFEALRSLRTEGRSFDLIVLDPPKFAPSAAHADRAARAYKDINLFGFRLLAPGGILMTYSCSGGIGLELFQKIVAGAASDAGVDARILHRLSAAPDHPVGLAVPEGEYLKGLAVQIGD, encoded by the coding sequence ATGGCACGCCTGTACCTTCATCCCGGCAAGGAGCGTTCGCTCCTGCGCCGCCATCCGTGGATTTTCGCCGGCTCGGTCGACCGCCTGGAGGGTCGCGCCCGCCCGGGCGATACCGTCGATGTACTGGCGGCCGACGGTCGCATGCTCGGTCGCGCGGCCTGGTCGCCGGTGTCGCAGATCCGGGCCCGCATGTGGTGTTTCGATGGCGATACGGTGATAGACCACGCCTTCTTCAAGCGCCGTGTGGCGGCGTCCGTGGCTCGTCGTGGTAGCCATCCGCTGCTGGCCGGGCAGGACGGCGTGCGCTTGATCCACGGTGAATCCGACGGCCTGCCCGGCGTCATCGCCGACCGCTACGGCGAGGTCGTCGTCGTGCAGCTCACCAGCGCCGGCGCCGACAAGTGGCGCGAGGCCATCGTCGCCGGCCTGGTCCAGGCGACCGGCTGCGTCGCGGTGTACGAGCGTTCCGATTCCGACGTCCGCGGGCTGGAAGGCCTGGAGGCGCGAACCGGCTGCGCGCATGGCGAGCTGCCCGCGCAGCTGCAGATCGTCGAACACGGTGTGCGCATGGAGGTCGATGTGGTCGGTGGCCACAAGACGGGTTTCTATCTTGACCAGCGCGACAACCGCAAGCTCACCGGCATGCTGGCGCAGGGCCGGCGGGTACTCAACTGCTTCTGCTACACCGGCGGATTTTCGCTGCAGGCGCTGGCGGGGGGCGCCGAGAGCGTGTTGTCGATTGACTCTTCCGGCCCGGCGCTGGCGACCGCGGCGCGCAATCTCGCGCTCAACCCGCAGCTCGACGCCGGCCGCGCCGACTGGTGGGAAGACGATGTGTTCGAGGCGCTGCGCAGCCTGCGTACCGAGGGCCGCAGTTTCGACCTGATCGTGCTCGATCCGCCCAAGTTCGCGCCCTCGGCCGCGCATGCCGACCGCGCCGCGCGTGCCTACAAGGACATCAACCTGTTCGGCTTCCGGCTGCTGGCGCCGGGTGGCATCCTGATGACCTATTCCTGCTCCGGCGGCATCGGCCTGGAGTTGTTCCAGAAGATCGTCGCCGGCGCGGCCTCGGATGCCGGCGTCGATGCGCGCATCCTGCATCGGCTGTCAGCAGCGCCTGACCATCCGGTCGGCCTTGCGGTGCCGGAGGGCGAGTACCTCAAGGGCCTTGCCGTGCAGATCGGGGATTGA
- a CDS encoding NF038132 family protein, with the protein MSHKNWFSSASAARLSLAAAMALCFSTMVSAAPTAFDDGIPNGWTGTGSYGTSGADGVVTASPEGGAYGWVSTNGGVDDTALPGIGSANGSLLRSSVFSASAGDSLDFWFNYITSDGGDFTDYAWARLLSPDLTQVAILFTARTAPSGNIVPGFDLPGIEADIDPPVVTIIGGDPYWSPLGSDSGKCFDVGCGYTGWINSKYTIANGGNYILEFGVANWGDDSYQSGLAFDGITVGGKPIDNPIPEPASLALVGLGLAGLTWRRQRLAT; encoded by the coding sequence ATGTCTCACAAGAACTGGTTTTCCTCCGCATCGGCCGCACGCCTTAGTCTGGCCGCAGCCATGGCACTGTGTTTTTCCACGATGGTCTCCGCGGCGCCCACGGCGTTCGACGACGGCATCCCGAACGGCTGGACGGGCACCGGCAGCTACGGCACGTCGGGTGCCGACGGCGTGGTGACCGCCTCGCCCGAGGGTGGCGCCTATGGTTGGGTGTCGACGAATGGCGGCGTCGACGACACCGCCCTGCCCGGCATCGGCAGCGCCAACGGCTCCCTGCTCCGAAGCAGCGTCTTCTCTGCCAGCGCGGGTGACAGCCTCGACTTCTGGTTCAACTACATTACTTCCGACGGCGGCGATTTCACCGACTACGCCTGGGCACGCCTTCTCAGCCCCGATCTCACCCAGGTCGCCATACTGTTTACCGCCCGCACTGCACCTTCCGGAAACATAGTGCCCGGCTTCGACCTGCCGGGCATCGAGGCAGACATCGATCCACCGGTCGTGACCATCATCGGCGGCGATCCGTACTGGTCGCCCCTCGGAAGCGATTCCGGCAAATGCTTTGACGTTGGCTGCGGTTACACCGGCTGGATCAATTCGAAGTACACCATCGCCAATGGCGGCAACTACATCCTCGAGTTCGGCGTTGCAAACTGGGGCGACGACAGCTACCAGTCGGGGCTCGCATTCGACGGCATTACCGTTGGCGGCAAACCGATCGACAACCCGATCCCCGAGCCCGCCTCGCTCGCACTGGTGGGCCTCGGTCTTGCCGGCCTCACCTGGCGACGCCAGCGCTTGGCAACCTGA
- the xerC gene encoding tyrosine recombinase XerC encodes MNAPGLSDLPTAYLDYLATQRRAAVLTLENYRRDLQRLEQLAAGRPLLELDPHDIRRFVARLHGEGLSGRSIARVLSCWRGLFRWLVRQRGLAANPVDGIRAPKSPQRLPRALSPDQAQALLDPPAEGALEVRDLAMFELFYSSGLRLAELAALEVGGGLDPAEGMITVTGKRGKTRTVPVGAQAWGALQAWATVRAGIAGADQPALFVTRTGDRMSPGAIRDRLARRARAVGLGVHVHPHMLRHSFASHVLQSSGDLRAVQEMLGHASIRSTQVYTHLDFQHLAKVYDAAHPRARK; translated from the coding sequence TTGAATGCCCCCGGCCTGTCGGACCTGCCGACGGCCTATCTCGACTACCTCGCCACTCAGCGGCGCGCTGCGGTGCTGACGCTGGAGAACTACCGGCGCGACCTGCAGCGCCTGGAGCAACTCGCCGCCGGCCGGCCCCTGCTCGAACTCGATCCGCACGATATCCGGCGCTTTGTCGCCCGGCTGCATGGCGAAGGCCTGTCGGGGCGCTCGATCGCGCGGGTGTTGTCGTGCTGGCGCGGCCTGTTCCGCTGGCTGGTGCGTCAGCGCGGGCTGGCGGCCAACCCGGTCGACGGCATCCGTGCGCCGAAGTCGCCGCAGCGCTTGCCGCGAGCCCTGTCGCCCGATCAGGCGCAAGCGCTGCTCGATCCGCCCGCCGAGGGCGCGCTTGAGGTGCGCGACCTGGCGATGTTCGAACTCTTCTATTCGTCCGGTCTGCGGCTGGCCGAACTGGCTGCGCTGGAGGTCGGCGGCGGTCTCGATCCGGCCGAGGGCATGATTACCGTCACCGGCAAACGCGGCAAGACGCGGACTGTGCCGGTCGGCGCCCAGGCCTGGGGCGCCCTGCAAGCCTGGGCCACGGTCCGGGCGGGGATCGCCGGTGCCGACCAGCCGGCGCTGTTCGTGACGCGCACCGGCGATCGCATGAGCCCCGGCGCGATCCGCGATCGCCTCGCCCGCCGCGCGCGTGCGGTCGGTCTCGGCGTGCATGTCCATCCGCACATGCTGCGGCACAGCTTTGCCAGCCACGTCCTGCAGTCCAGCGGCGATCTGCGCGCGGTCCAGGAGATGCTCGGCCACGCCAGCATCCGCAGCACGCAGGTGTATACCCATCTCGATTTCCAGCACCTGGCCAAGGTCTACGACGCCGCACATCCGCGGGCTCGCAAGTAG
- a CDS encoding AzlC family ABC transporter permease — MNSAFRRGAREGLRDFMPMSVGLLPWAMVSGIAMVSTGMSPLQAMGMNLIVYAGTAQLGTLPLLAAGAPLWLIVLTALALNLRFVIFSAAIAPAFHDYPLARRLASSYLLVDGVFAMCAERMVKADDPHWRWGYYLAPSLWVWVLWQLFTLAGVLGAGAVPQGWSLEFMATIALLVMMVPMSRTRPMLVAALAGGIATVLLRGLPLRLGLIAGIVVGIGAGFLAEHLLQRAGRAER, encoded by the coding sequence ATGAATTCTGCATTTCGCCGCGGCGCCCGCGAAGGGCTGCGCGACTTCATGCCGATGTCGGTCGGGCTGCTGCCCTGGGCCATGGTCAGCGGCATTGCCATGGTGTCGACCGGCATGTCGCCGCTGCAGGCGATGGGCATGAACCTCATCGTCTATGCCGGTACCGCCCAGCTTGGCACCCTGCCGCTGCTCGCCGCCGGCGCGCCGCTGTGGCTGATCGTGCTCACCGCGCTGGCGCTCAATCTGCGCTTCGTCATTTTCAGCGCGGCGATCGCGCCGGCTTTCCACGACTACCCGTTGGCGCGCCGGCTGGCGTCGAGCTATCTGCTGGTCGACGGCGTGTTCGCGATGTGCGCCGAGCGCATGGTGAAGGCGGACGATCCGCACTGGCGCTGGGGCTATTACCTCGCGCCCTCGCTGTGGGTGTGGGTGCTGTGGCAACTCTTCACCCTGGCCGGCGTGCTCGGCGCCGGCGCGGTGCCGCAGGGCTGGTCGCTGGAGTTCATGGCGACGATCGCGCTGCTGGTGATGATGGTGCCGATGAGCCGCACCCGGCCGATGCTGGTGGCGGCGCTGGCCGGCGGCATTGCGACCGTACTGTTGCGCGGCCTGCCGCTGCGGCTGGGGCTGATCGCCGGGATCGTGGTCGGTATCGGCGCCGGCTTCCTTGCCGAACACCTGCTGCAGCGTGCGGGGAGGGCGGAGCGATGA
- a CDS encoding MFS transporter, whose product MRHATPPATRPRLDAAGLAVLLCGQLLPQIDFTIVNVALDAISRSLHADATGLELIIAAYGLAFAVCLAMGGRLGDKLGRRRVFEWGVALFFVSSLLCGLATAVWQMLAARVLQGVAAALIVPQILATIHVTLEGHAHSRALGVYGAIGGLSFIVGQVFGGFLISADIAGLGWRSVFLINLPLCVGVLACSRRWVPETRREGDVAIDWAGTVLLAGLVVCLLSALAFGPISHWAWPWPALLAAVPMLLAALWRVELAQERRGAQPLLPPSLLRLPSVRFGLLVAILFFACWSGFMFAVALTLQSGAGLTPFQSGNAFIALGASYFVSSLLSSRVAARLGQVPALVLGCIIQMSGLLALMLTFELVWPRPDMLTLMPATVLIGFGQAFIVSSFFRIGLSDVPAEQAGAGAGMLSTVQQAAFGLGVTLIGAVFAQVIHHGGDYRAAVLAALGTEFCVMLLLLAGAVVFHGRRRRLCPG is encoded by the coding sequence ATGCGCCACGCCACGCCCCCCGCCACACGTCCCCGCCTGGACGCCGCCGGCCTTGCGGTACTGCTCTGCGGGCAATTGCTGCCGCAGATCGACTTCACCATCGTCAATGTCGCCCTCGACGCGATTTCCCGTTCGCTGCACGCCGATGCCACCGGGCTCGAACTCATCATCGCCGCCTACGGCCTCGCCTTCGCGGTCTGCCTGGCGATGGGCGGGCGCCTCGGCGACAAGCTCGGCCGCCGCCGCGTCTTCGAATGGGGCGTGGCACTGTTCTTCGTGTCTTCCCTGCTGTGTGGGCTGGCCACCGCGGTGTGGCAGATGCTGGCGGCGCGGGTGCTGCAGGGCGTGGCCGCGGCGCTGATCGTGCCGCAGATCCTGGCGACGATACACGTCACGCTGGAGGGGCATGCGCACTCGCGCGCCCTCGGTGTGTACGGCGCGATCGGCGGGCTGTCCTTCATCGTCGGCCAGGTGTTCGGCGGCTTCCTGATCTCCGCCGACATCGCCGGCCTGGGCTGGCGCAGCGTGTTCCTGATCAACCTGCCGCTCTGCGTCGGCGTGCTCGCCTGCAGCCGGCGCTGGGTGCCGGAGACTCGCCGCGAAGGCGACGTGGCCATTGACTGGGCCGGCACGGTGCTGCTCGCCGGCCTCGTCGTCTGCCTGCTGTCGGCGCTGGCCTTCGGCCCGATCTCGCACTGGGCTTGGCCGTGGCCGGCGCTGCTCGCCGCCGTACCAATGCTGCTGGCGGCGCTGTGGCGCGTCGAACTGGCGCAGGAGCGGCGCGGTGCCCAGCCGCTGCTGCCGCCCAGTTTGCTGCGCCTGCCCAGCGTGCGTTTCGGGCTGCTGGTCGCCATCCTGTTCTTCGCCTGTTGGAGCGGCTTCATGTTCGCGGTGGCGCTGACGCTGCAGAGCGGCGCCGGCCTGACGCCCTTCCAGTCGGGCAATGCCTTCATCGCGCTGGGCGCGTCGTATTTCGTGTCGTCGCTGCTGAGCAGCCGGGTAGCCGCCCGCCTCGGCCAGGTGCCCGCGCTGGTGCTCGGCTGCATCATCCAGATGAGCGGCCTGCTAGCGCTGATGCTGACCTTCGAGCTGGTATGGCCGCGGCCGGACATGCTCACGCTGATGCCGGCGACGGTGCTGATCGGCTTCGGCCAGGCCTTCATCGTCAGCAGCTTCTTCCGCATTGGCCTGTCCGACGTGCCGGCCGAGCAGGCGGGCGCCGGCGCCGGGATGTTGTCCACCGTGCAGCAGGCGGCCTTCGGCCTGGGCGTGACGCTGATCGGCGCGGTCTTCGCCCAGGTGATCCACCATGGCGGCGACTACCGCGCGGCCGTGCTGGCCGCACTGGGCACCGAATTCTGCGTGATGCTGCTGTTGCTGGCCGGCGCGGTCGTGTTCCACGGCCGGCGACGGCGCCTGTGCCCGGGCTGA
- a CDS encoding ferrous iron transport protein A: MNATASAQAHERIRLTGTPIGCQVRIADFGDDIDPLQREQLHAYGLSAPHTVTVLQQQPMTVVLCDHVELALEHDVARHVWVETGH, from the coding sequence ATGAACGCCACTGCCAGCGCGCAAGCGCACGAACGCATCCGCCTCACCGGCACGCCCATCGGTTGCCAGGTCCGCATCGCCGACTTCGGCGACGACATCGATCCGCTGCAGCGCGAACAGCTCCACGCCTACGGCCTGTCGGCGCCGCACACCGTCACCGTGCTGCAGCAGCAGCCGATGACGGTGGTGCTGTGCGATCACGTCGAACTCGCGCTGGAGCACGACGTCGCCCGCCACGTCTGGGTCGAAACCGGGCACTGA
- the dapF gene encoding diaminopimelate epimerase, producing the protein MRIRFTKMHGLGNDFVVIDATRNPVDLTPERVKAIADRHFGVGCDQLLVVEPAGRDDVDFRYRIFNADGGEVEQCGNGARCFVRFVHEKALTAKDRIRVETRSGIITPALREDGLVTVDMGVPGLDPAKVPFVSDSDAYVQPLEVAGSTVAITAVSMGNPHAVQVVADVESAPVLSQGAAIECHPRFPARVNAGFMEVVDAQRVRLRVYERGAGETLACGTGACAAVVAGILRGLLTSPVRVETRGGELEIAWGGPGTAVLMTGPAVTVFEGEIELA; encoded by the coding sequence ATGCGTATCCGTTTCACCAAGATGCACGGCCTCGGCAACGACTTCGTCGTCATCGACGCCACCCGCAATCCGGTCGATCTGACGCCGGAGCGCGTCAAGGCCATTGCCGACCGCCACTTCGGCGTCGGCTGCGACCAGTTGCTGGTGGTCGAGCCCGCGGGACGTGACGACGTCGATTTCCGTTACCGGATCTTCAACGCCGACGGCGGCGAGGTCGAGCAGTGCGGCAACGGCGCACGGTGCTTCGTGCGCTTCGTGCACGAGAAGGCGCTGACCGCGAAGGACCGCATCCGCGTCGAAACCCGCTCCGGCATCATCACCCCCGCGCTGCGCGAGGACGGGCTCGTGACGGTCGATATGGGCGTACCCGGGCTGGATCCGGCCAAGGTGCCCTTCGTGTCGGATTCCGACGCCTATGTGCAGCCGCTGGAAGTGGCGGGCAGCACCGTCGCCATCACCGCAGTGTCGATGGGCAACCCGCATGCGGTGCAGGTGGTCGCCGACGTGGAGTCGGCACCGGTGCTCAGCCAGGGCGCCGCGATCGAGTGCCATCCGCGCTTCCCGGCGCGCGTCAATGCAGGCTTCATGGAGGTGGTCGATGCGCAGCGCGTGCGCTTGCGGGTCTATGAACGGGGTGCAGGCGAAACCCTGGCCTGCGGCACCGGCGCTTGCGCCGCAGTGGTGGCCGGTATCTTGCGCGGCCTGCTGACCTCGCCGGTGCGGGTCGAAACCCGTGGCGGCGAACTCGAGATTGCCTGGGGCGGGCCGGGCACGGCGGTGCTGATGACCGGTCCGGCGGTGACCGTGTTCGAAGGCGAGATCGAACTCGCCTGA